A single Paraburkholderia sp. D15 DNA region contains:
- a CDS encoding ATP-binding protein, which translates to MPHAEAPKKLNPYRYCKWRWLHFRRSWTDTRADRIPSWSRLYLRVYTRLLTLTALVLGAALLVLGFTARATPSLWQTFVTLRVALPIAIVTLLLPAVVAYRWMRPVWLDLVMVRERAIDFTGGRFNTRARESYSTIIGPLARTLNALAQRMERLIAAQRELTNGISHELRTPLARVRFALESLREPASAAEYESALASIDQDVTELDELIDMSLTYARLEYSSLQSNLEATSLAAWFDSQITDATLLYADRQIVPSNEVDAAMRVVMDKRLMSYAMRNLLRNASKYAASRIMVGLSVRHGNVEIYVEDDGAGIPPEQRERIFDAFVRLDRQTGGYGLGLAITQQVLRAHRGRIGVTDPVVLGGARFEISWPVGTT; encoded by the coding sequence ATGCCACACGCCGAGGCGCCAAAAAAACTCAACCCGTACCGCTATTGCAAATGGCGCTGGCTGCATTTCCGCCGCTCGTGGACCGACACGCGCGCGGACCGTATTCCGAGCTGGTCACGGCTTTATCTGCGGGTCTACACGCGGCTGCTGACGCTCACCGCGCTCGTGCTCGGCGCCGCGCTCCTCGTGCTCGGGTTCACCGCGCGCGCTACCCCTTCGCTCTGGCAAACATTCGTCACGTTGCGCGTCGCATTGCCGATCGCGATCGTGACGCTGCTGTTGCCCGCTGTCGTCGCGTATCGCTGGATGCGGCCCGTCTGGCTCGATCTGGTGATGGTCCGCGAACGCGCGATCGATTTCACCGGCGGGCGCTTCAATACAAGAGCGCGCGAATCGTACAGCACGATCATCGGTCCGCTCGCGCGCACGCTGAACGCGCTGGCCCAGCGCATGGAACGTCTGATCGCCGCGCAGCGCGAACTCACCAACGGTATCTCCCACGAGTTGCGCACGCCGCTCGCGCGCGTGCGTTTCGCGCTGGAGAGTCTGCGCGAGCCGGCCTCGGCCGCCGAATACGAAAGCGCGCTGGCGAGCATCGATCAGGACGTGACCGAACTCGACGAACTGATCGACATGAGCCTGACCTATGCGCGGCTCGAATACAGTTCGCTGCAATCGAATCTCGAAGCGACCTCGCTCGCCGCATGGTTCGACAGCCAGATCACCGATGCGACGCTGCTTTACGCCGACCGCCAGATCGTCCCGAGCAACGAGGTCGACGCCGCGATGCGCGTGGTGATGGACAAGCGCTTGATGTCGTACGCCATGCGCAATCTGTTGCGCAATGCCAGCAAATACGCCGCCTCGCGCATCATGGTCGGGCTGAGCGTGCGGCACGGCAATGTGGAAATCTACGTGGAAGACGACGGTGCGGGCATTCCGCCCGAACAGCGCGAACGCATCTTCGATGCCTTCGTGCGGCTCGACCGGCAGACCGGCGGCTACGGTCTTGGGCTCGCGATCACGCAGCAGGTGCTGCGTGCGCATCGCGGCCGCATCGGCGTGACGGACCCGGTGGTGCTCGGCGGCGCGCGCTTCGAAATCAGCTGGCCGGTCGGCACGACGTGA
- a CDS encoding alpha/beta fold hydrolase, with protein sequence MLMIHGLGGTRHDFGTLDRKFEQIGCDVHLPSLPGHGSNPGALSGVTLSDYMKLLSRTYRELSTRYERVDVAGISMGALLAVMLSAREKMTHGRLILLSPPLFLDGWGGSRLRPLRYLLYCVPGLRRLIRVPEGEPFGIKNARIRNLIRRHLQKGSGVHYPYVPLAAIEQVDWMRFEAKRALSRVTCDTLVMHSEEDEVTSIRSAEFVCDNLASRSVTLVRLTDSYHMITLDNERDTVAERTMAFVQGASIAAS encoded by the coding sequence GTGCTGATGATCCACGGGCTGGGCGGCACACGCCATGATTTCGGCACGCTCGACCGCAAGTTCGAGCAGATCGGCTGCGACGTGCATCTGCCGTCGCTGCCGGGACACGGTTCGAATCCCGGCGCGTTGAGCGGCGTGACGCTGAGTGACTACATGAAGCTGCTGAGCCGCACCTATCGCGAGTTGTCGACCCGTTACGAGCGCGTCGACGTGGCCGGCATCTCGATGGGCGCGTTGCTCGCGGTGATGCTGAGCGCGCGCGAAAAGATGACCCACGGCCGCCTGATCCTGCTGTCGCCGCCGTTGTTCCTCGACGGTTGGGGCGGCTCGCGGTTGCGTCCGCTGCGTTATCTGCTGTACTGCGTGCCGGGGCTGCGCCGGTTGATCCGCGTGCCGGAAGGCGAGCCGTTCGGCATCAAGAACGCGCGTATCCGCAATCTGATCCGCCGGCATCTGCAGAAGGGCAGCGGCGTGCATTACCCGTATGTGCCGCTCGCCGCGATCGAGCAGGTGGACTGGATGCGCTTCGAGGCGAAGCGTGCGCTTTCGCGCGTCACCTGCGACACGCTCGTCATGCATTCGGAAGAAGATGAAGTGACGAGTATTCGCTCGGCGGAGTTCGTCTGCGACAATCTCGCCAGCCGTTCGGTGACGCTGGTGCGCTTGACCGACAGCTACCACATGATCACACTGGACAACGAGCGCGACACGGTCGCGGAACGAACCATGGCGTTCGTTCAAGGGGCGTCGATTGCGGCGTCGTAG